The Medicago truncatula cultivar Jemalong A17 chromosome 4, MtrunA17r5.0-ANR, whole genome shotgun sequence genome includes a region encoding these proteins:
- the LOC11438633 gene encoding arogenate dehydratase/prephenate dehydratase 1, chloroplastic isoform X4, which yields MAFDLFLHKGAFIWGCSSKPHSQLDSHSGGLTDNLRYQLVHKCTILSVLAQKAAIPVEDEKPLVHSPPDDNALLHIHNKGFHKDINMLPKPLTSIDVSSSASDGSKGLPGAYSEDAALKAYPKCETVPCDEFEAAFKAVELWLHIVGEVQLRVNHCLLGLPGVAKEELKSVVSHPQALAQCEMVLNELGVDKIGAHDTAAAAKTLAINCLRHNGAIASSRAAKIYGLDILAEGIQDDDANVTRFLVLAREPIIPGTDRPYKTSIVFSIEEGPGVLFKALSVFSMRNINLAKIESRPLKQRPLRVVDDSNEGSAKYFDYLFYIDFEASMAEPRAQNALGQLQEIARFLRVLGCYPMDTHV from the exons ATGGCTTTTGATCTTTTTCTTCACAAGGGTGCATTCATTTGGGGTTGTTCTTCAAAACCTCATTCTCAATTGGATTCTCATTCTGGCGGGTTGACTGATAATCTCAGATATCAACTTGTTCACAAATGTACTATCTTGAGTGTTTTAGCTCAGAAAGCTGCCATTCCTGTTGAAGATGAGAAGCCATTGGTTCATTCTCCTCCTGATGATAATGCCCTTCTCCACATTCACAACAAAGGGTTTCATAAGGACATCAACATGCTTCCCA AGCCATTAACGTCAATTGATGTTTCTTCTTCTGCAAGCGATGGATCAAAG GGACTTCCAGGAGCATATAGTGAGGATGCGGCTTTGAAAGCATATCCAAAATGTGAGACCGTACCTTGTGACGAGTTTGAAGCTGCATTTAAG GCAGTTGAATTGTG GTTGCACATTGTTGGGGAAGTGCAGTTGCGTGTTAACCATTGTCTCTTAGGATTGCCTGGCGTGGCAAAAGAGGAGCTCAAAAGTGTCGTGAGTCATCCTCAG GCTCTTGCTCAGTGTGAGATGGTGCTGAATGAGTTAGGTGTTGACAAAATTGGTGCACATGatactgctgctgctgctaaa ACACTGGCAATAAATTGTCTAAGACACAACGGAGCTATTGCAAGTTCCCGAGCTGCAAAAATATATGGTCTGGACATTCTTGCAGAAGGAATTCAG GATGATGATGCAAACGTTACTCGTTTCTTGGTCCTTGCAAGGGAGCCTATAATTCCAGGAACTGATCGGCCCTATAAG ACTAGCATTGTTTTCAGTATAGAAGAAGGTCCAGGTGTACTATTCAAAGCTCTTTCAGTGTTTTCTATGAGGAATATTAATTTGGCAAAA ATAGAGAGTCGGCCACTGAAGCAGCGCCCGCTAAGGGTTGTTGATGATTCAAATGAAGGGAGTGCCAA GTATTTTGACTACCTCTTTTACATTGACTTTGAAGCTTCAATGGCAGAACCTCGAGCACAAAATGCTTTAGGACAGTTGCAG GAAATTGCGAGATTTCTTCGAGTTCTTGGTTGTTATCCTATGGATACTCATGTATAG
- the LOC11438633 gene encoding arogenate dehydratase/prephenate dehydratase 1, chloroplastic isoform X2, with protein sequence MAFDLFLHKGAFIWGCSSKPHSQLDSHSGGLTDNLRYQLVHKCTILSVLAQKAAIPVEDEKPLVHSPPDDNALLHIHNKGFHKDINMLPKPLTSIDVSSSASDGSKGLPGAYSEDAALKAYPKCETVPCDEFEAAFKAVELWLVDKAVLPIENSIDGSIHRNYDLLLRHRLHIVGEVQLRVNHCLLGLPGVAKEELKSVVSHPQALAQCEMVLNELGVDKIGAHDTAAAAKTLAINCLRHNGAIASSRAAKIYGLDILAEGIQDDDANVTRFLVLAREPIIPGTDRPYKTSIVFSIEEGPGVLFKALSVFSMRNINLAKIESRPLKQRPLRVVDDSNEGSAKYFDYLFYIDFEASMAEPRAQNALGQLQEIARFLRVLGCYPMDTHV encoded by the exons ATGGCTTTTGATCTTTTTCTTCACAAGGGTGCATTCATTTGGGGTTGTTCTTCAAAACCTCATTCTCAATTGGATTCTCATTCTGGCGGGTTGACTGATAATCTCAGATATCAACTTGTTCACAAATGTACTATCTTGAGTGTTTTAGCTCAGAAAGCTGCCATTCCTGTTGAAGATGAGAAGCCATTGGTTCATTCTCCTCCTGATGATAATGCCCTTCTCCACATTCACAACAAAGGGTTTCATAAGGACATCAACATGCTTCCCA AGCCATTAACGTCAATTGATGTTTCTTCTTCTGCAAGCGATGGATCAAAG GGACTTCCAGGAGCATATAGTGAGGATGCGGCTTTGAAAGCATATCCAAAATGTGAGACCGTACCTTGTGACGAGTTTGAAGCTGCATTTAAG GCAGTTGAATTGTGGTTGGTGGATAAAGCTGTTCTACCAATTGAAAATTCTATAGATGGAAGCATTCACCGCAATTATGACTTACTTCTTCGACATAGGTTGCACATTGTTGGGGAAGTGCAGTTGCGTGTTAACCATTGTCTCTTAGGATTGCCTGGCGTGGCAAAAGAGGAGCTCAAAAGTGTCGTGAGTCATCCTCAG GCTCTTGCTCAGTGTGAGATGGTGCTGAATGAGTTAGGTGTTGACAAAATTGGTGCACATGatactgctgctgctgctaaa ACACTGGCAATAAATTGTCTAAGACACAACGGAGCTATTGCAAGTTCCCGAGCTGCAAAAATATATGGTCTGGACATTCTTGCAGAAGGAATTCAG GATGATGATGCAAACGTTACTCGTTTCTTGGTCCTTGCAAGGGAGCCTATAATTCCAGGAACTGATCGGCCCTATAAG ACTAGCATTGTTTTCAGTATAGAAGAAGGTCCAGGTGTACTATTCAAAGCTCTTTCAGTGTTTTCTATGAGGAATATTAATTTGGCAAAA ATAGAGAGTCGGCCACTGAAGCAGCGCCCGCTAAGGGTTGTTGATGATTCAAATGAAGGGAGTGCCAA GTATTTTGACTACCTCTTTTACATTGACTTTGAAGCTTCAATGGCAGAACCTCGAGCACAAAATGCTTTAGGACAGTTGCAG GAAATTGCGAGATTTCTTCGAGTTCTTGGTTGTTATCCTATGGATACTCATGTATAG
- the LOC11438633 gene encoding arogenate dehydratase/prephenate dehydratase 1, chloroplastic isoform X1: MAFDLFLHKGAFIWGCSSKPHSQLDSHSGGLTDNLRYQLVHKCTILSVLAQKAAIPVEDEKPLVHSPPDDNALLHIHNKGFHKDINMLPKPLTSIDVSSSASDGSKVRVAYQGLPGAYSEDAALKAYPKCETVPCDEFEAAFKAVELWLVDKAVLPIENSIDGSIHRNYDLLLRHRLHIVGEVQLRVNHCLLGLPGVAKEELKSVVSHPQALAQCEMVLNELGVDKIGAHDTAAAAKTLAINCLRHNGAIASSRAAKIYGLDILAEGIQDDDANVTRFLVLAREPIIPGTDRPYKTSIVFSIEEGPGVLFKALSVFSMRNINLAKIESRPLKQRPLRVVDDSNEGSAKYFDYLFYIDFEASMAEPRAQNALGQLQEIARFLRVLGCYPMDTHV; encoded by the exons ATGGCTTTTGATCTTTTTCTTCACAAGGGTGCATTCATTTGGGGTTGTTCTTCAAAACCTCATTCTCAATTGGATTCTCATTCTGGCGGGTTGACTGATAATCTCAGATATCAACTTGTTCACAAATGTACTATCTTGAGTGTTTTAGCTCAGAAAGCTGCCATTCCTGTTGAAGATGAGAAGCCATTGGTTCATTCTCCTCCTGATGATAATGCCCTTCTCCACATTCACAACAAAGGGTTTCATAAGGACATCAACATGCTTCCCA AGCCATTAACGTCAATTGATGTTTCTTCTTCTGCAAGCGATGGATCAAAGGTGCGTGTGGCTTATCAG GGACTTCCAGGAGCATATAGTGAGGATGCGGCTTTGAAAGCATATCCAAAATGTGAGACCGTACCTTGTGACGAGTTTGAAGCTGCATTTAAG GCAGTTGAATTGTGGTTGGTGGATAAAGCTGTTCTACCAATTGAAAATTCTATAGATGGAAGCATTCACCGCAATTATGACTTACTTCTTCGACATAGGTTGCACATTGTTGGGGAAGTGCAGTTGCGTGTTAACCATTGTCTCTTAGGATTGCCTGGCGTGGCAAAAGAGGAGCTCAAAAGTGTCGTGAGTCATCCTCAG GCTCTTGCTCAGTGTGAGATGGTGCTGAATGAGTTAGGTGTTGACAAAATTGGTGCACATGatactgctgctgctgctaaa ACACTGGCAATAAATTGTCTAAGACACAACGGAGCTATTGCAAGTTCCCGAGCTGCAAAAATATATGGTCTGGACATTCTTGCAGAAGGAATTCAG GATGATGATGCAAACGTTACTCGTTTCTTGGTCCTTGCAAGGGAGCCTATAATTCCAGGAACTGATCGGCCCTATAAG ACTAGCATTGTTTTCAGTATAGAAGAAGGTCCAGGTGTACTATTCAAAGCTCTTTCAGTGTTTTCTATGAGGAATATTAATTTGGCAAAA ATAGAGAGTCGGCCACTGAAGCAGCGCCCGCTAAGGGTTGTTGATGATTCAAATGAAGGGAGTGCCAA GTATTTTGACTACCTCTTTTACATTGACTTTGAAGCTTCAATGGCAGAACCTCGAGCACAAAATGCTTTAGGACAGTTGCAG GAAATTGCGAGATTTCTTCGAGTTCTTGGTTGTTATCCTATGGATACTCATGTATAG
- the LOC11438633 gene encoding arogenate dehydratase/prephenate dehydratase 1, chloroplastic isoform X3 codes for MAFDLFLHKGAFIWGCSSKPHSQLDSHSGGLTDNLRYQLVHKCTILSVLAQKAAIPVEDEKPLVHSPPDDNALLHIHNKGFHKDINMLPKPLTSIDVSSSASDGSKVRVAYQGLPGAYSEDAALKAYPKCETVPCDEFEAAFKAVELWLHIVGEVQLRVNHCLLGLPGVAKEELKSVVSHPQALAQCEMVLNELGVDKIGAHDTAAAAKTLAINCLRHNGAIASSRAAKIYGLDILAEGIQDDDANVTRFLVLAREPIIPGTDRPYKTSIVFSIEEGPGVLFKALSVFSMRNINLAKIESRPLKQRPLRVVDDSNEGSAKYFDYLFYIDFEASMAEPRAQNALGQLQEIARFLRVLGCYPMDTHV; via the exons ATGGCTTTTGATCTTTTTCTTCACAAGGGTGCATTCATTTGGGGTTGTTCTTCAAAACCTCATTCTCAATTGGATTCTCATTCTGGCGGGTTGACTGATAATCTCAGATATCAACTTGTTCACAAATGTACTATCTTGAGTGTTTTAGCTCAGAAAGCTGCCATTCCTGTTGAAGATGAGAAGCCATTGGTTCATTCTCCTCCTGATGATAATGCCCTTCTCCACATTCACAACAAAGGGTTTCATAAGGACATCAACATGCTTCCCA AGCCATTAACGTCAATTGATGTTTCTTCTTCTGCAAGCGATGGATCAAAGGTGCGTGTGGCTTATCAG GGACTTCCAGGAGCATATAGTGAGGATGCGGCTTTGAAAGCATATCCAAAATGTGAGACCGTACCTTGTGACGAGTTTGAAGCTGCATTTAAG GCAGTTGAATTGTG GTTGCACATTGTTGGGGAAGTGCAGTTGCGTGTTAACCATTGTCTCTTAGGATTGCCTGGCGTGGCAAAAGAGGAGCTCAAAAGTGTCGTGAGTCATCCTCAG GCTCTTGCTCAGTGTGAGATGGTGCTGAATGAGTTAGGTGTTGACAAAATTGGTGCACATGatactgctgctgctgctaaa ACACTGGCAATAAATTGTCTAAGACACAACGGAGCTATTGCAAGTTCCCGAGCTGCAAAAATATATGGTCTGGACATTCTTGCAGAAGGAATTCAG GATGATGATGCAAACGTTACTCGTTTCTTGGTCCTTGCAAGGGAGCCTATAATTCCAGGAACTGATCGGCCCTATAAG ACTAGCATTGTTTTCAGTATAGAAGAAGGTCCAGGTGTACTATTCAAAGCTCTTTCAGTGTTTTCTATGAGGAATATTAATTTGGCAAAA ATAGAGAGTCGGCCACTGAAGCAGCGCCCGCTAAGGGTTGTTGATGATTCAAATGAAGGGAGTGCCAA GTATTTTGACTACCTCTTTTACATTGACTTTGAAGCTTCAATGGCAGAACCTCGAGCACAAAATGCTTTAGGACAGTTGCAG GAAATTGCGAGATTTCTTCGAGTTCTTGGTTGTTATCCTATGGATACTCATGTATAG